A genomic region of Glycine max cultivar Williams 82 chromosome 15, Glycine_max_v4.0, whole genome shotgun sequence contains the following coding sequences:
- the LOC100783404 gene encoding probable 3-ketoacyl-CoA synthase 21, which yields MEPQSLCSSLEILTQHINTIIDLISSPYHCFTVVLVAFLATLFFACRRKAPIYLIDFTCYCPPSSYRLPLAMFEENQLYDNMDPDAVAFQCKIMAKSGFSEQTSISPSLAQIPKIKALSFALDEAETIMCSVIKDLFEKHNINPKAIDIIITNSSVFCPTPSLSAVVVNKFRMRSNIMSFNLSGMGCSAGIISMSLAKDLLRVHRNSLALIVSTETLSLNWYTGKVPSMLLSNCLFRMGGAAILMSSRVQDKHKAKYKLQHIVRTITAQDDQSHGCVYQQVDPENKEGISISKNIVNVSGDALKKNIASLGPLVLPLREQFLYLFSIICRKVWSSRRISIYTPNFNHAFEHFCIHSGGRAIIEAVERNLRLRKQDVEPSTMTLYRFGNISSSSIWYELSYIEAKGRMKSGDRVWQIAFGSGFKCNSAVWKCVCDVKPDTATAWRDTIHSYPLDIVRKN from the coding sequence ATGGAACCTCAAAGTCTGTGTTCCTCATTGGAAATATTGACACAACATATCAACACAATCATAGACCTTATTTCCTCGCCTTATCATTGTTTTACAGTGGTTTTGGTTGCATTCCTAGCAACCCTTTTCTTTGCATGCAGAAGAAAAGCACCAATTTACTTGATAGACTTCACCTGCTACTGTCCACCGAGTTCCTATAGGCTACCACTTGCCATGTTTGAAGAGAATCAACTTTATGACAACATGGATCCTGACGCTGTTGCTTTCCAATGCAAGATCATGGCCAAATCAGGATTCAGTGAGCAAACATCCATTTCTCCATCTCTTGCTCAGATACCCAAAATAAAAGCTCTCTCCTTTGCCCTTGATGAGGCTGAGACAATCATGTGTTCAGTAATCAAAGACCTGTTTGAGAAACACAACATCAACCCAAAAGCCATTGACATAATCATCACTAATAGTAGTGTCTTCTGCCCCACACCATCTCTTAGCGCCGTGGTGGTTAACAAGTTCAGAATGAGGAGCAACATAATGAGCTTCAACCTATCAGGTATGGGATGCAGTGCTGGAATCATATCAATGAGTCTAGCTAAGGACTTGTTGAGAGTTCATAGGAACTCTTTGGCTTTAATAGTAAGCACAGAGACTCTAAGTCTGAATTGGTACACTGGTAAAGTCCCTTCTATGCTTCTTTCTAATTGCCTATTCAGAATGGGTGGAGCAGCTATATTGATGTCTAGTAGGGTCCAAGATAAGCACAAGGCAAAGTATAAACTTCAGCATATTGTTAGAACAATCACTGCACAGGATGATCAATCTCATGGCTGTGTCTACCAACAAGTGGATCCTGAGAACAAAGAAGGTATATCAATATCAAAGAACATAGTAAATGTGTCTGGAGATGCACTGAAGAAAAACATAGCTTCACTAGGACCATTGGTTCTGCCTTTGAGGGAGCAATTCTTGTACTTATTTTCGATTATTTGTCGCAAAGTTTGGAGTTCAAGGAGAATAAGCATCTATACTCCAAATTTCAACCATGCTTTTGAGCATTTCTGCATACATTCAGGGGGAAGAGCCATCATAGAAGCTGTTGAAAGAAACTTGAGGCTAAGGAAACAGGACGTGGAGCCGTCAACCATGACTCTTTACAGGTTTGGAAACATTTCGTCTTCTTCGATTTGGTATGAGCTGAGCTACATAGAAGCAAAAGGGAGGATGAAAAGTGGGGATAGGGTGTGGCAAATTGCTTTTGGAAGTGGATTCAAGTGTAACAGTGCAGTGTGGAAGTGTGTTTGTGACGTGAAGCCAGACACTGCCACTGCATGGAGGGATACAATTCACTCGTACCCTTTGGATATTGTGAGAAAAAACTGA